CCATGCTAATTGAGAGAGATGCAGAAAGGGAATTAATGAAAGTTTGATATTTATTAGAAGCTTTATTTACAacgaatatatatataccatagaAACAGTTCACCTTAATTAAAAGCTTAATATGATAACTTTTAACAATTGAAAAACTataagaatagaaaccctagCAATCTAAGGATAATCGTTTCTCTTATACTATATTAGATTTGTCAGTATTAAGAAAGTAGATTTGATATATACAATCGTTCAAAAATTTCTCTTATACTATATTAGATTTGTCAGTATTAGAAAGTAGATTTGATATATACAATCGTTCAAAAATTCTCTAACTAGCCAGATTGTAAAACTTTATAAATGATATGTACGTTTAAATTCTTTTAAACAAAATTGAAGTGACTAATTGATTTAAAAATATAGGTAAGGTATTATATGCATGACATATATGTGACAAAAGTTTAGCGgcacttttatatatatatatatatagaggttgCCTATACAATTCGACTATACTGACTTTCAAGATTAACTTagataattaatttattatgcCCCTTgcaccaatataaatatatatatatatatatatataatatttacccATTTCACCTTTTAAGTCTCATATGAattcaatttattaaattattaatttgcTCTTTATATATGTATAAGTCCCCTAATTCATCTTAGGTATAATTGTACTGTCGTAATCATTGTTCCCTTGTATTTTGTCACATGCTCTTAGTAAGATAATCAACACTTACTAATTTGTCACATGCTCATATGTAACAAGAGAAGCACTTTTGTTTTCTAAAGAATACGCGGTGATCTCTGATATTAAGATAATCAACACTTATTATGTCATTAATGACTGTTGGACTACATGATATTCTAAATGTTATACTCCTGTCAATTGTCTGAACTGTTATGCACTCCAACAggaatttcatttaaaaaaaaaattgatagaaTATAATTCCAGTAgcatttttctgtattttttctcCTCTCCCTTTCCTTGATCTAGGATTCGTgagaaattggtatcagagcctgtgTCCTAATATCGGTATTTCTTAGGAGGAGAAATATGGTATTATGATCAGCAGAAGAGATAGAGAACAAGGGTCACTTTTCTATTAGAAGGCTTTATTAAAATCAAACATAAGATTTTATGAGAATTTAATAGCAGAAGTTTGGAGAGAGAAATACTTCAAACTAGATACTGCTAAAGCCAATTTTGAATCAGATCTTATTGTGATAGAtctaaaaagagttaagaaaggtCTAGAATCACAACTAATAGAGATTGAAAGGCAGATTAGCCTTTATCAGTCTAGAATTAGGCAGTGTGAGTGGTAATTAGAACAACTTCACAGAACTCTAGGATCAGAATCAGACGGCCAAAATCTCATTTATCTTTAAAAATGAAGGATAATCAGTCCATCACGAATAAAATTAGAGAAATAATGAAAAGTTATGAGGACAAAATACGATCTCTCAGCAGGGAAGAAGACACTCAAACGTCTCAAGTTAAAAGTAGCATGTTAGGAAGATATACTGCTAAAGACTATGAAGATGCACAGGAACAGGAGGTTCAGAGTGCTCTTAGAGACATTGATGAGACAAAGGTTTTGTCAGACATAACAAATGATATCCAGAATGCTCAGGACGAGTTGGATAAGCTTCTTCATCGTGAAAAATGGACAGAGAATGAAGTCTCAGAGATTCAGAAAAGATTTAATAAAAGGCTTAATGAGGTAGAAGACCTCAAGGCTAAGAAATTAGCCAGTGCCGAAAAAATCCTTACAAGAACTAGTAAGGGTTTAGCAAGAGGTGGAACTGcaggagcaggaccatcaggtttCAGGGAAACAATACCAGTAAGTTTTCCAAAAGTTTCATCTTGGGATGCTAAGCCAGTATGGCAACCCCTAAGAATGGAACCGCACCCGTGGGAGCGAAAGAAGTTATCTTTCAAGGAAATGCTCCAAACCACGGCCAAATATCAGGAGTCTGTTTTAAATTACCCAGGAAGAATTCAGGAGGAATTCAGACCAAGGACGAGTGTTCTAGAGGGAGTACCCCAGAATGGAACCATCCTTAGACTTAATTGCGAGAAGGATCCCACAGTTGCAATTGATGATTGGGCTATGGATATTAGATATCATATCCTTAGCAGAGGAATTGAATCTTGCTCGGTGGAGCAAGCATATAAATTTGCAGTAGCCACAATAAGAGGAAATGCTGGAGATTTTTGGGAGATACTTCAAAGGAACTCAGACGTAAGTACCATAATTATTAACACCATCAAAACTCCAGATGAAGTGATCGCTATCATAGCTGATTTCCTCAAACAGGAGTTTGTAGGATATTCACTAGTTGATAGAGGGGTCGAGCTAGTTGAGAAGGCTAGGATGGCTCTCACAAAGATTCAGATTTGTGACATGTGTTATTTTGAGGAGTTTCTTTGTGAATACCAGTATTGGTATTATAAGCTTGGACCACAAGATCAAGTGTATGCAAAAGAAGTCTTCATCAATAAATTACCCGGTAGTTGGCCAGAAGTGGTAAAACAAGCTGTTAAGCAGAGACTAGAGAGAGATACAAAAGTATCAGATACTCTCGGAGTCAGAGCAGAAACACTAAGACAAATGATAAGACTTTATTGCATGTAGCGGCGCATGTTTCACGATATAAGAAACATGTCTTACATGAATTCAGACTGTTGCGCCAAGATAAGTGGGGTAGCAGGAAGATATGGATGTAACAAAGACCAACTATATACTCAGAAAGAGTAAAAACTAGTTGTGTAGATGGAGTTTGCCATAAGAAGACTAAAGTATCCAAAGTCAAAGGAAAGACTTGGAAGAGATTTGGGAAGAGAAAGAGCTCTAGAAAAGGGCAGAAAAGCCCAGAAAAAAGATATCTTAGACCCAGTAGGGTAAGAGAATATGTCAAGGAATCGTTCAAAAAGAAATACGGACGATATCCCAAATGTCCACAAGGAAAATCATTGGAAAATTGTGACTGTTGTTGGTTTTGTGGTAAGAAGGGCCATAAGGCTAATAATTGTCGAGAAGCAGAGAAAAGGAAGGGTAGCCTCAAAAGTATTTTGATGGAGAACACTTCAGAACTACTTTATGAACCGATTTGGGGTGAGGAAAAAGACTCAGATGATGAGAGTGTTTATTCTATTTTCTCATAATAttatgaatcagaagaagaagaagaagaagaagaagaagaagaagaagaagaagaagtcagtTAAGACTAGCTATGATAAGAGCAGCACCAGAACTAGTTTCTCTagcaggagaagaagaagatctaGTGCAGAATGTAGAAACTGAAATTCCTTCAGAAAGTAGGGATTGTCAGGAATGGAGGATGCCTCGAGCCAGTTCGGCTGAAGCATACCAAACCTCATGGATACCTTACAAAGAGACAGTAAAGGTGATCGAGAAAGAGGTAACAGCAGAAGTATCTAGCACGGATGCTGGAACATTTATAGTTCCATTGTTAACCACACAAGAAGTTCAAAGAGCAATGGATAAGAAGGCAAGATATGTCCACTTTGGAATCATCCAGGTTGGAATTGATCCCTTAGTAAGAAAAAGACAAGATCTTCCTATCCTCATTGCAGTTATGGATGGAAGTATTGGAAATTTTGGTAGATTCTTGCTAGGAGGAGCAAGAGCTAACTTGCATTCAGGAGCAGCCTGGATAAAAGTTATACCAGATTTACATGTTGACCTCCAAGATAAGAGTGTGGAGAAAACTCTACAGATTAGAGTTAATACGCGGGACTGGAagaatatgttaaaatgtagcCTAGATAGGAGGTGCATAGAATTATTTCCAAATTATATTTAAAGTTCTATAACATGGGGAAACCAGCCCTCAGAAGGGGAGTTAGTAGGTTCACTCAACTCTTCAAGACAAATCAAGCGGACTTAGTCAGAGGATTACAGCCCGAAGTTGTGAATCCAAGAGCACTAAGTTGGCCTCAGATTTGGGTAACCCCAAGAACAGAAGAAAGATTGAAAATTCTTTTTCCAGAGTCAGTAAGATAAGAGGCAAATAGATTAATCATCACAGAACCTCTAAGTGATTATACTCCTAGTAGAGCGAGTATATCTAGAGAAGAGGATATTAATTCAGAAGTTAGGTCAGAAGGATCTGGACCTTCTGAATTAAGACCATCAAGTAGTAGAAGGGTAGTTAGTCAGAGAACCATAAGAATCCCTATCTATGCATATGAAGAAGACCagtatcatataacatatatggGAACATCCATTTTTAGAGCCAAATTTGAAGATTGGGCAACATTGGTTAGCATTTCTATCGGGAAGGCAGAATGTAGAGCCCTTATTGACACTGAGTGTACATGGTCTAGTACTAGAATTAGATTTCCAGAAGTGACTTGGGAATCAGaaaattttaaagttataatCGGCAACGGTGCTATTCTTCAGATAGGAGAAGTTGCCGGAAAGGTTAAAATCCGAATGAATGACAAAGAAtatgaggagcaaattcttggcCTAATTCCAGAACTACCAGATGATTTCCTTTTGGGAAGCATATTCCTTAAGAAATATCAACCGTTTATGATATTTTTAGAAGGGATTATCCTAGATAATTATTTTATTCTGAAACTCTCAGAAACTACCGTAAAGAATTACAGATTAGTAGGAGAAGAAAAATCGGAAGAGAAATCTAATTATCAAGAGAAACTTGATAACTGGAAGGACTTGATATCAGGAAGTATTCTAAAAGTAAATCAGTC
This genomic stretch from Malania oleifera isolate guangnan ecotype guangnan chromosome 3, ASM2987363v1, whole genome shotgun sequence harbors:
- the LOC131151283 gene encoding uncharacterized protein LOC131151283 gives rise to the protein MKDNQSITNKIREIMKSYEDKIRSLSREEDTQTSQVKSSMLGRYTAKDYEDAQEQEVQSALRDIDETKVLSDITNDIQNAQDELDKLLHREKWTENEVSEIQKRFNKRLNEVEDLKAKKLASAEKILTRTSKGLARGGTAGAGPSGFRETIPVSFPKVSSWDAKPVWQPLRMEPHPWERKKLSFKEMLQTTAKYQESVLNYPGRIQEEFRPRTSVLEGVPQNGTILRLNCEKDPTVAIDDWAMDIRYHILSRGIESCSVEQAYKFAVATIRGNAGDFWEILQRNSDVSTIIINTIKTPDEVIAIIADFLKQEFVGYSLVDRGVELVEKARMALTKIQICDMCYFEEFLCEYQYWYYKLGPQDQVYAKEVFINKLPGSWPEVVKQAVKQRLERDTKVSDTLGVRAETLRQMIRLYCM